In Streptomyces sp. NBC_01426, one genomic interval encodes:
- a CDS encoding IPT/TIG domain-containing protein produces the protein MAPPVLTSVVPNTGPAAGTNPVTLNGTQFTGATAVMFGSMAASSYTVNSPSKITATVPPGTGTVNVTVRTPAGLSNTVAYTYAPTPTLSAIAPNQGPTSGGTSVVLTGTGLTGATAVTFGGTPATSFTVNSATQITAVTPAGTGAVAVTATTVGGTSGPVFFYYLNAPSLLSVSPAEGPTSGGTSVVLAGAGLTGTTAVTFGATPATSFTVNSDTQITAVTPPGTGSVACTATGPGGTSNSVIYTYLAAPALTALSPAQGPTDAGAAVTLTGTGLTTTFAVHFGAAPAAFTVVSDTTAIAIAPAGPAGSVPVSVTTSGGTSNSLAYQRVAPPAI, from the coding sequence GTGGCCCCTCCCGTCCTCACCTCGGTCGTACCCAACACGGGTCCGGCGGCGGGCACCAATCCCGTGACCCTGAACGGAACCCAGTTCACCGGCGCCACCGCGGTCATGTTCGGATCCATGGCCGCCTCGTCGTACACGGTCAACTCCCCGTCGAAGATCACGGCGACCGTCCCGCCCGGAACCGGCACGGTCAACGTCACCGTGCGCACACCCGCCGGGCTCAGCAACACGGTCGCCTACACCTACGCGCCCACGCCGACCCTCAGCGCGATCGCGCCGAACCAGGGCCCGACATCCGGTGGGACCAGTGTGGTCCTCACCGGTACCGGCCTCACCGGGGCCACCGCCGTCACCTTCGGCGGCACCCCCGCGACCTCCTTCACCGTCAACTCCGCCACCCAGATCACCGCCGTCACACCGGCCGGCACCGGCGCGGTGGCGGTCACCGCGACCACCGTCGGCGGCACCTCGGGGCCGGTGTTCTTCTACTACCTCAACGCGCCCTCGCTGCTGTCCGTCTCGCCCGCCGAGGGCCCGACGTCAGGTGGGACCAGTGTGGTCCTCGCCGGCGCCGGCCTCACCGGGACCACCGCCGTCACCTTCGGCGCCACCCCCGCGACCTCCTTCACCGTCAACTCCGACACCCAGATCACCGCGGTCACCCCGCCCGGAACCGGCTCCGTCGCATGCACCGCTACTGGTCCCGGCGGCACCAGCAACTCCGTCATCTACACCTATCTGGCGGCGCCGGCGCTCACCGCGCTCTCGCCCGCGCAGGGGCCGACGGACGCGGGCGCCGCCGTGACCCTGACCGGTACCGGGCTGACCACGACGTTCGCGGTCCACTTCGGCGCAGCACCAGCGGCCTTCACCGTGGTGTCGGACACGACCGCGATCGCGATCGCCCCGGCGGGTCCGGCGGGTTCGGTGCCGGTGAGCGTCACGACGTCGGGCGGCACCAGCAACTCGCTCGCCTACCAGCGCGTCGCGCCTCCCGCGATCTAG
- a CDS encoding IPT/TIG domain-containing protein has product MPISPNQGSTSGGTSVTITGVNLAGATAVHFGSRTATITANTPTMISVIDPAGCGVVDVNVTTAGGTSNSLSFFYISPPIAVSLDPGSGPTAGTNTVTINGYGLSTATTVSFGSNSATPTVVSDSQLSVVVPAGSSSGSVDVTVTTTGGTTAPLTYAYVDTPTLVSLTPTSGPTSGGTSVTVNGSGLASTTAVTFGGIAASFAVLNSATLVAVTPPGTAGSVDVVVTTGGGSATLSDGFTYMSGPGI; this is encoded by the coding sequence GTGCCCATCAGTCCCAACCAAGGCTCCACCAGCGGCGGAACATCCGTCACCATCACCGGCGTGAACCTGGCCGGTGCCACCGCCGTCCACTTCGGGTCCCGGACGGCCACGATCACCGCGAACACCCCGACCATGATCAGCGTCATCGATCCCGCGGGCTGCGGAGTCGTCGACGTCAACGTGACGACGGCGGGAGGGACGAGCAACTCGCTCTCTTTCTTCTACATCAGCCCGCCGATCGCGGTGTCCCTCGACCCGGGCTCGGGTCCGACCGCGGGCACCAACACGGTCACCATCAACGGCTACGGCCTCTCCACTGCCACCACCGTGTCCTTTGGCTCCAACAGCGCGACCCCGACGGTCGTCTCGGACAGCCAACTGTCGGTGGTCGTGCCTGCCGGCAGCTCCAGCGGCTCCGTCGACGTCACCGTCACCACCACCGGGGGCACGACCGCTCCGCTCACCTACGCCTACGTCGACACGCCGACACTGGTCTCGCTCACTCCCACCTCCGGGCCGACGTCCGGCGGCACCTCGGTGACCGTCAACGGCAGCGGCCTGGCGTCCACCACGGCCGTCACCTTCGGCGGTATCGCCGCGTCCTTCGCAGTGCTGAACAGCGCCACGCTGGTGGCCGTCACACCGCCCGGCACCGCAGGTTCCGTCGATGTCGTCGTGACCACAGGGGGCGGTAGCGCCACCCTCAGCGACGGCTTCACCTACATGTCCGGCCCCGGCATCTGA
- a CDS encoding cold-shock protein — translation MSQGTVKWFNGEKGFGFISPDEGGADVFVHFSAIQGSGFRNLEENQRVEFEITQGQRGPQADKVRAL, via the coding sequence ATGTCTCAGGGGACTGTGAAGTGGTTCAACGGGGAGAAGGGGTTCGGGTTCATCTCCCCGGATGAGGGTGGCGCGGACGTCTTTGTCCACTTCAGCGCGATCCAGGGGTCGGGTTTCCGGAACCTGGAGGAGAACCAGCGGGTCGAGTTCGAGATCACGCAGGGGCAGCGTGGCCCCCAAGCCGACAAGGTCCGCGCGCTCTGA
- a CDS encoding terpene synthase family protein, whose amino-acid sequence MRRSPATLRRPYAGRPTSAGFKREPRAAAHWRAYLYGHVQEATNRQSGTQLTVDEYLRLRRDTIGVQPTLDLAERIGHYELPAALFASDTVTALRTLAAEIDSLHNDLYSLAKENAGSDPHNLLLILRRADGTDHDGARASVLGMLQHASHASATSKAHCAPSTAGRTSAPTTVRPWTATSATPCTRSCAAPTTGPHDPLATTPARSDHGVGPGDRSHGSHDGGGAQPCRSSSGLSRVLSIEVANRPTAAPRDCLLEGRWAWCCMPDRNPVAAALAPRQLIERGVGLDEAAALLPGSTGPPPPG is encoded by the coding sequence TTGCGCCGGAGCCCCGCGACCCTGCGGCGTCCGTACGCCGGAAGGCCCACGTCCGCGGGCTTCAAACGGGAGCCGCGGGCCGCCGCGCACTGGAGGGCGTACCTGTACGGGCACGTCCAGGAAGCCACCAACCGGCAATCCGGGACCCAGCTGACCGTGGACGAGTACCTGCGGCTGCGCCGCGACACCATCGGCGTGCAGCCCACGCTCGACCTCGCCGAGCGGATCGGCCACTACGAACTGCCCGCCGCCCTCTTCGCCTCGGACACCGTGACCGCTCTGCGCACCCTGGCCGCCGAGATCGACTCCCTCCACAACGACCTCTACTCACTGGCCAAGGAAAACGCCGGCTCGGACCCGCACAACCTCCTCCTGATCCTCCGGCGCGCGGACGGAACGGATCACGACGGAGCCCGCGCCAGCGTGCTCGGCATGCTCCAGCACGCATCGCACGCTTCCGCGACCTCGAAGGCGCACTGCGCACCCTCAACAGCAGGGCGCACCTCGGCGCCCACGACCGTACGGCCCTGGACCGCTACCTCCGCGACGCCCTGCACACGGTCATGCGCGGCCCCTACGACTGGGCCCCACGATCCGCTCGCTACGACACCGGCCCGCAGTGACCACGGGGTCGGTCCCGGAGACAGGTCGCACGGATCGCATGACGGCGGTGGAGCGCAGCCATGCCGGTCATCCTCAGGACTCTCGCGGGTTCTCTCCATCGAGGTAGCGAACAGGCCGACGGCTGCGCCTCGAGACTGTCTCTTGGAAGGGCGGTGGGCATGGTGCTGCATGCCGGATCGAAATCCTGTGGCAGCAGCGCTCGCCCCGCGGCAGTTGATCGAGCGGGGCGTGGGCCTCGACGAGGCAGCAGCGCTGCTGCCTGGCTCGACCGGGCCTCCCCCGCCGGGATGA
- a CDS encoding VOC family protein, with protein MRLDHVSYAVARDSFVSTVQWIGSALGAGFVDGGVHPRFGTRNFILPLSGGTYVEVVTTLDHPAADRAPFGQAVARRAAEGGGWLGWVASVDDIAPVEARLGRTSAEGHRVRPDGFDLRWKQIGLLELLEDPQLPYFLQWLVPIEERPCADPRTSTTIHGVSIAGDAASIAEFLGEPADHPLDQIDVTWVEDEEPGLVSVEFATAHGPVTI; from the coding sequence GTGCGACTTGATCACGTGTCCTACGCGGTGGCCCGCGACAGCTTCGTCTCGACCGTCCAGTGGATCGGATCGGCCCTCGGCGCCGGGTTCGTCGACGGTGGCGTGCACCCGCGATTCGGCACCCGCAATTTTATTCTCCCGCTGAGCGGCGGCACCTACGTCGAGGTCGTCACCACACTCGACCACCCTGCCGCCGACCGCGCACCCTTCGGCCAGGCGGTCGCGCGCCGCGCCGCCGAGGGCGGCGGCTGGCTCGGTTGGGTGGCCTCCGTCGACGACATCGCACCGGTCGAGGCCCGTCTCGGCCGCACCTCGGCCGAGGGCCACCGTGTCCGCCCCGACGGGTTCGACCTGAGGTGGAAGCAGATCGGCCTGCTGGAACTTCTGGAGGACCCGCAACTGCCCTATTTTCTGCAGTGGTTGGTCCCCATCGAGGAACGCCCGTGCGCCGACCCGCGCACCTCCACCACCATCCACGGGGTCTCCATCGCCGGCGACGCCGCCTCCATCGCCGAATTCCTCGGCGAACCGGCCGACCACCCCCTCGACCAGATCGACGTCACCTGGGTCGAGGATGAGGAACCGGGCTTGGTCTCGGTCGAGTTCGCCACCGCCCACGGCCCGGTCACGATCTGA
- a CDS encoding NfeD family protein, with the protein MEPWLLWLIVALVLGAVEIVTLTAALGLLGGAALVTAVFAAVGLPLPWQFLLFAVVSAVGVVFVRPVALRRLSSPPNGDGRFGVDALVGEAAYVTSEVSKFGGRVRIGGEEWTARAYDETLVIPPGTAVDVMEIKGTTALVYPRE; encoded by the coding sequence ATGGAGCCCTGGCTGCTTTGGCTGATCGTCGCTCTGGTCTTGGGTGCGGTGGAGATAGTCACTCTCACCGCCGCGCTCGGGCTGCTGGGCGGCGCAGCGCTGGTCACAGCCGTATTCGCCGCTGTCGGTTTGCCCCTGCCCTGGCAGTTCCTACTGTTCGCGGTCGTGTCGGCCGTCGGCGTGGTTTTCGTGCGCCCGGTCGCGCTCCGCCGCTTGTCTTCACCGCCGAACGGGGACGGACGCTTCGGTGTCGACGCCCTCGTCGGCGAGGCCGCCTACGTGACATCAGAGGTGTCGAAGTTTGGCGGCAGAGTCCGTATCGGTGGCGAGGAGTGGACGGCGCGTGCCTACGACGAGACGCTGGTGATCCCTCCCGGCACGGCCGTCGACGTCATGGAGATCAAGGGCACCACCGCACTCGTCTACCCCCGGGAGTGA
- a CDS encoding SPFH domain-containing protein — protein sequence MEISAFLIAGLLVAVLAVFTVVRAVRIVPQARARNVERLGRYHRTLKPGLNVVIPYVDRVYPVIDLREQVVSFQPQPVITEDNLVVEIDTVLYFQVTDPRAAAYEIANFLQAVEQLTVTTLRNVVGSMDLEKTLTSRDTINNQLRGVLDEATGKWGLRVNRVEIKAIDPPQSIKDAMEKQMRAERDKRAAILGAEGQRQSQILTAEGDKQSAVLRAEGNRTAEILKAEGQSRAIDEVFQAVHRNDPDPKLLAYQYLQVLPQLAQGPGNTFWVIPGEVTSALQNVTRAFTESLPQSAATREASSDDPAVQAAKDAAKAAEAAAEALADAAEADSGAATQPRIAGRGSGATPASGSPN from the coding sequence ATGGAGATTTCCGCCTTCCTCATAGCCGGCCTCCTCGTCGCGGTACTCGCCGTGTTCACCGTGGTGCGAGCGGTACGGATCGTCCCCCAGGCCCGCGCACGCAACGTCGAGCGGCTCGGCCGCTACCACCGCACTCTGAAGCCCGGACTCAACGTCGTCATCCCCTACGTCGACCGCGTCTACCCCGTGATCGACCTGCGTGAGCAGGTCGTCTCCTTCCAACCACAGCCGGTCATCACGGAGGACAACCTGGTCGTCGAGATCGACACCGTCCTGTACTTCCAGGTCACCGACCCGCGCGCGGCGGCCTACGAGATCGCCAACTTCCTCCAGGCGGTGGAACAGCTGACGGTCACCACGCTGCGCAACGTCGTCGGATCCATGGATCTGGAAAAGACCCTGACCTCGCGGGACACCATCAACAACCAGCTCCGCGGTGTCCTTGACGAAGCCACCGGCAAGTGGGGGCTCAGAGTCAACCGGGTGGAGATCAAGGCCATCGACCCGCCTCAGTCCATCAAGGACGCGATGGAGAAGCAGATGCGGGCCGAGCGGGACAAACGCGCCGCCATCCTCGGGGCCGAGGGGCAGCGCCAGTCCCAGATCCTCACCGCGGAAGGCGACAAGCAGTCCGCCGTCCTTCGCGCCGAGGGCAACCGGACCGCCGAGATCCTCAAGGCGGAGGGCCAGTCAAGGGCCATCGACGAAGTCTTCCAAGCCGTCCACCGCAACGACCCCGACCCCAAACTGCTCGCCTACCAGTACCTCCAGGTACTCCCCCAGCTCGCGCAGGGGCCGGGCAACACGTTCTGGGTGATACCCGGCGAAGTCACCTCCGCCCTCCAGAACGTCACCCGTGCCTTCACCGAATCCCTTCCCCAGTCCGCCGCCACCCGCGAGGCGTCCTCCGACGACCCGGCCGTCCAGGCCGCGAAAGACGCGGCGAAAGCGGCGGAAGCCGCTGCGGAAGCCCTCGCCGACGCCGCCGAAGCAGACAGCGGGGCCGCAACACAGCCCCGGATCGCAGGGCGCGGCTCTGGGGCAACACCGGCGTCCGGGTCACCGAACTGA
- a CDS encoding DUF72 domain-containing protein codes for MAGHTLNAPPADARCRTHGAVRGRLADDLPRIDNAPASAARRCPGAVASAPASAEVCGCRRQGRGGEWRPRVRRRPERAAHAVDRGTALRRAVARHGGGGFRLRVGPGPQRSPPTCGNRAIPLGYGPTPGCPRRSPRWGSTGRGSKEESYRHTDTEAELTPWVSRVRAMSRQAGSVHVLFNNCCADAPVRAAGTMRRILGADPPSMLRGPE; via the coding sequence ATGGCCGGACACACGCTGAATGCCCCTCCGGCAGATGCCCGTTGTCGGACGCATGGAGCAGTGCGGGGCCGGCTCGCTGACGATCTTCCGCGGATCGACAACGCCCCGGCGAGTGCCGCCCGCCGTTGCCCGGGGGCTGTCGCGTCTGCTCCTGCTTCGGCCGAGGTCTGTGGCTGTAGGAGGCAGGGACGAGGAGGGGAGTGGCGTCCGCGAGTCCGTCGGCGCCCCGAACGCGCGGCCCACGCTGTCGATCGAGGGACGGCGCTCCGGCGTGCGGTTGCTCGACACGGTGGCGGGGGATTTCGGCTGAGGGTGGGGCCCGGGCCCCAGCGCTCCCCGCCGACTTGCGGCAACAGGGCGATCCCGCTCGGGTACGGGCCGACACCGGGTTGCCCAAGGCGCAGCCCCCGGTGGGGCTCCACCGGTCGCGGGAGCAAGGAGGAGAGCTACCGCCACACAGATACTGAGGCCGAGCTGACACCGTGGGTGTCACGTGTGCGGGCGATGTCGCGGCAAGCAGGCTCTGTGCACGTCCTGTTCAACAACTGCTGCGCCGATGCGCCCGTGCGGGCAGCGGGTACGATGCGGCGCATCCTCGGAGCGGACCCGCCCTCCATGTTGCGCGGGCCCGAATAG
- a CDS encoding GNAT family N-acetyltransferase: MIKGELVSLRALRAQDAEHHVRWRNDPEVVHWAAGGNPCFGPVTAEAIALGFETMLRLNPRESAVFTVEDLADGTVIGMVDYRDLDPFAGLATVGVTIGERDRWGCGHGSEALRLLVRHLFGVFGLHRIELDTWSGNERAVRAFTKAGFREEGRRRSTVLVQGKRHDTVLFGMLREEWPDTR; the protein is encoded by the coding sequence ATGATCAAGGGAGAGTTGGTAAGCCTTCGCGCACTTCGCGCGCAGGATGCGGAGCATCACGTTCGGTGGCGCAACGATCCGGAAGTGGTCCACTGGGCCGCCGGCGGCAACCCGTGCTTCGGCCCGGTCACGGCGGAGGCCATCGCGCTCGGCTTTGAGACGATGCTGCGGCTGAACCCGAGGGAATCGGCCGTCTTCACGGTCGAGGACCTGGCCGACGGCACGGTGATCGGCATGGTGGACTACCGCGACTTGGACCCGTTCGCAGGGCTGGCCACGGTCGGCGTCACCATTGGAGAGCGGGACCGATGGGGCTGCGGCCATGGCTCCGAAGCGCTGCGATTGTTGGTGCGGCACCTGTTCGGCGTATTCGGCCTGCACCGGATCGAACTCGACACCTGGAGCGGCAACGAGCGGGCGGTCCGAGCCTTCACCAAGGCCGGCTTCCGCGAGGAGGGGCGACGTCGGTCCACCGTGCTGGTTCAGGGCAAGCGGCACGACACCGTGCTCTTTGGGATGCTGCGCGAGGAATGGCCGGACACACGCTGA
- a CDS encoding DUF1059 domain-containing protein, translating into MRKVMDCREHPSEMHCTLTITGEEEEVLRAATSHAVAVHGHEDTPEFRASMRGLLKDEVPQHT; encoded by the coding sequence ATGCGCAAGGTCATGGACTGCAGGGAGCACCCCAGCGAAATGCATTGCACGCTGACGATCACGGGCGAGGAGGAAGAAGTCCTGCGGGCAGCGACTTCGCACGCTGTCGCAGTGCACGGTCATGAAGACACTCCGGAATTTCGCGCCTCGATGCGAGGCCTCCTGAAGGACGAGGTGCCCCAGCACACCTGA